One region of Catenuloplanes indicus genomic DNA includes:
- a CDS encoding glycosyltransferase, whose product MARFLFAATPATGHVTPALPLVRALRDAGHEVRFTTGREFERQVTRAGAAFTPVPWWPDVTAGDRPVVVVSQGTIATDPAELLRPALTGLAPADDLLVVAVTGGADPAVLGPLPANARAAAFVPFAELFPYASVVVTNGGYGTIQLALAHGLPMVVAGRTEDKPETTARVAWSGVGVDLRTQRPAADRVHSGVRRVLTDPAFAARARALRDEMDDGSTPERRAVALIEAVVRPAAG is encoded by the coding sequence ATGGCACGGTTCCTCTTCGCGGCGACGCCCGCGACCGGTCACGTCACGCCCGCGCTGCCGCTGGTCCGGGCGCTGCGGGACGCCGGGCACGAGGTGCGGTTCACCACCGGGCGTGAGTTCGAGCGGCAGGTGACCCGGGCCGGGGCCGCGTTCACGCCGGTGCCGTGGTGGCCGGACGTCACGGCCGGTGACCGGCCGGTGGTGGTGGTCTCCCAGGGCACGATCGCGACCGACCCGGCCGAGCTGCTGCGGCCCGCGCTGACCGGCCTGGCCCCGGCCGACGACCTGCTGGTGGTCGCGGTGACCGGCGGTGCGGACCCGGCCGTGCTCGGCCCGCTGCCGGCGAACGCGCGCGCGGCCGCGTTCGTCCCGTTCGCCGAGCTGTTCCCGTACGCGTCCGTGGTCGTCACGAACGGCGGCTACGGCACGATCCAGCTCGCGCTCGCGCACGGGCTGCCGATGGTGGTCGCCGGCCGCACCGAGGACAAGCCGGAGACGACCGCCCGGGTGGCCTGGTCCGGTGTGGGCGTCGACCTGCGCACACAGCGGCCGGCCGCGGACCGGGTTCACTCGGGCGTGCGCCGGGTGCTGACCGACCCGGCATTCGCGGCCCGGGCCCGCGCGCTGCGCGACGAGATGGACGACGGCTCCACGCCGGAGCGGCGCGCGGTCGCGCTGATCGAGGCGGTGGTCAGGCCTGCGGCCGGGTGA
- a CDS encoding GNAT family N-acetyltransferase, protein MTSRLVLSEPVPEDLAEVFALYSDPLVWAPDPLSRHDTPEQTARAIGNWRAGWARDGHGMWVARLPDGTFTGIGGAFIRYGVAWNVGFRLLPRFWGRGYAQEISAAAREAAAAHRPELPVTAYLLEGNDRSQRTVERTGLKRVWRGPDAGNPDPGAIRLLYADRPLDADVVRSLTGF, encoded by the coding sequence GTGACGTCGCGACTGGTGCTCAGCGAGCCGGTGCCGGAGGATCTGGCGGAGGTGTTCGCGCTCTACAGTGATCCGCTGGTCTGGGCGCCGGACCCGCTGAGCCGGCACGACACGCCGGAGCAGACCGCGCGTGCGATCGGCAACTGGCGGGCCGGGTGGGCGCGGGACGGGCACGGCATGTGGGTGGCACGCCTGCCGGACGGCACGTTCACCGGCATCGGTGGCGCGTTCATCCGGTACGGCGTAGCGTGGAACGTGGGGTTCCGGCTGCTCCCCCGCTTCTGGGGGCGTGGCTACGCGCAGGAGATCAGCGCGGCCGCGCGCGAGGCCGCGGCGGCACACCGGCCGGAACTCCCGGTGACCGCCTATCTGCTCGAGGGCAACGACCGATCACAGCGTACGGTCGAACGCACCGGCCTGAAGCGGGTGTGGCGCGGCCCGGACGCCGGCAACCCCGACCCGGGCGCGATCCGGCTGCTCTACGCCGACCGGCCGCTGGACGCGGACGTCGTCCGGTCGCTCACCGGCTTCTGA
- a CDS encoding family 43 glycosylhydrolase, translating into MRRIALVAVAVLVAAGLAVLGPTSPAGAAPAVSYTNPIAAQRADPHVWKHTDGYYYFTATVPAYDRIVLRRATTLQGLSTAAETTIWTRHASGPMSAHIWAPEIHFINGKWYVYFAAGGDDVWAIRPYVLEGTGANPLTATWVEKGQIQTGWQSFSLDATTFVHNGTRYLLWAQHDNSLPASNTSLYIATMSNPWTLSSAAVSISAPTLAWEKIGYQVNEGPAVIQRNGRIFLTYSASATDSNYCLGLLTASASANLLSPASWTKTQTPVFTSNANTSQYGPGHNSFTVSEDGQSDIMVYHDRSYKNITGDPLNDPNRRTRAQKIYWNADGTPNFGIPIPDGRHPVRLRAYNYPNQYIRHWEYRARLEANVTNLADSQFRVVTGLAGNGTVSLESTNFPGYYLRHRNYELYVEKADGTALFNGDASFHQRAGLADPAGVSFESFNVPGRYIRHANNLLYMQAVAGTTALADATFLTE; encoded by the coding sequence ATGAGACGTATCGCCCTCGTGGCCGTCGCCGTCCTGGTGGCCGCGGGTCTCGCGGTGCTCGGGCCGACGTCGCCGGCCGGTGCCGCGCCCGCCGTGTCCTACACCAACCCGATCGCGGCCCAGCGCGCCGACCCGCACGTCTGGAAGCACACCGACGGCTACTACTACTTCACCGCGACCGTCCCCGCGTACGACCGGATCGTCCTGCGTCGCGCCACCACGCTGCAGGGCCTGTCCACCGCGGCGGAGACGACCATCTGGACCCGGCACGCCAGCGGCCCGATGAGCGCGCACATCTGGGCGCCGGAGATCCACTTCATCAACGGCAAGTGGTACGTCTACTTCGCGGCCGGCGGCGACGACGTCTGGGCGATCCGGCCGTACGTGCTGGAGGGCACCGGCGCGAACCCGCTCACCGCGACCTGGGTGGAGAAGGGGCAGATCCAGACCGGCTGGCAGAGCTTCTCGCTGGACGCCACCACGTTCGTCCACAACGGCACCCGCTACCTGCTCTGGGCGCAGCACGACAACAGCCTGCCGGCCAGCAACACCAGCCTCTACATCGCCACCATGTCGAACCCGTGGACGTTGTCCTCCGCCGCGGTCAGCATCTCCGCACCCACGCTCGCCTGGGAGAAGATCGGCTACCAGGTCAACGAGGGTCCGGCGGTCATCCAGCGCAACGGGAGGATCTTCCTGACCTACTCGGCCAGCGCCACGGACAGCAACTACTGCCTCGGCCTGCTCACCGCGTCCGCCTCGGCGAACCTGCTCAGCCCGGCCAGCTGGACCAAGACCCAGACGCCGGTCTTCACCAGCAACGCCAACACCAGCCAGTACGGCCCGGGGCACAACTCGTTCACGGTGTCCGAGGACGGGCAGAGCGACATCATGGTCTACCACGACCGCAGCTACAAGAACATCACCGGTGACCCGCTCAACGACCCGAACCGGCGGACCCGGGCCCAGAAGATCTACTGGAACGCCGACGGTACGCCGAACTTCGGCATCCCGATCCCGGACGGCAGGCACCCGGTGCGGTTGCGCGCGTACAACTACCCGAACCAGTACATCCGGCACTGGGAGTACCGGGCCCGCCTCGAGGCGAACGTGACGAACCTGGCCGACTCGCAGTTCCGCGTCGTCACCGGACTGGCCGGCAACGGCACGGTCAGCCTGGAGTCGACCAACTTCCCCGGCTATTACCTGCGGCACCGCAACTACGAGCTGTACGTGGAGAAGGCCGACGGCACCGCGCTCTTCAACGGCGACGCCAGCTTCCACCAGCGCGCCGGCCTCGCCGACCCGGCCGGTGTCTCGTTCGAGTCGTTCAACGTGCCCGGCCGCTACATCCGGCATGCGAACAACCTGCTCTACATGCAAGCCGTCGCCGGCACCACCGCGCTGGCCGACGCGACGTTCCTCACGGAATAG